A genomic window from Agreia sp. COWG includes:
- a CDS encoding Dps family protein, with product MTSTIERQTSAPTDAGAKSTRRQNAERGFKASKALTDDLQKVLVDLIELHLQGKQAHWNVVGKNFRDLHLQLDEIIDAAREFSDTIAERLRALHAVPDGRSDTVAATTTLPEYPNGEVDTAETVDLITVRIEAVVGTIREVHDDVDEADPTSADLLHAVIESLEQYAWMVSAENRTATKKS from the coding sequence ATGACCTCCACGATCGAACGACAGACCTCCGCCCCGACCGACGCGGGTGCCAAGAGCACTCGACGACAGAACGCGGAGCGCGGTTTCAAGGCGTCCAAGGCCCTCACCGACGACCTGCAGAAGGTTCTCGTCGACCTCATCGAGCTGCACCTACAGGGCAAGCAGGCACATTGGAACGTCGTCGGCAAGAACTTCCGCGATCTGCACCTGCAGCTCGACGAGATCATCGATGCCGCACGCGAATTCAGCGACACGATCGCCGAGCGGCTGCGGGCTCTGCACGCTGTTCCCGACGGACGCAGCGACACCGTTGCCGCAACCACGACGCTGCCCGAATACCCGAATGGCGAGGTCGACACGGCCGAGACGGTCGACCTCATCACCGTGCGCATCGAGGCTGTCGTCGGCACGATCCGCGAGGTTCACGACGACGTCGACGAGGCCGACCCCACCAGCGCCGACCTGCTTCACGCCGTCATCGAGAGCCTCGAGCAGTACGCGTGGATGGTCTCTGCCGAGAACCGTACGGCGACCAAGAAGTCCTAG
- a CDS encoding YqjF family protein, translated as MEPITPESPPLPGPAVLAQTWQDLAFIHWKVDPDLVAPLLPEGIVPDLYDGATWVGLIPFRMRDTAVGPLPPVPYFGSFVEVNVRLYGVDALGRRGVVFRSLEAGRLASVLVARVGLSLPYFWSDARTTSGGGVLSYTSKRHGNGSPQTSIAIRPTAEDVSNDALTHFLTARWSLFVTRGSRTRYMRNEHEPWPVFRAGLVDLRDELVASAGLPGVADSVPDSVLYSSGVRTSFSLPERRH; from the coding sequence ATGGAACCGATTACGCCAGAGTCCCCTCCGCTGCCCGGCCCCGCGGTGCTGGCTCAGACGTGGCAGGATCTCGCCTTCATCCATTGGAAGGTCGACCCCGACCTCGTGGCTCCGCTGCTGCCGGAAGGGATCGTTCCCGACCTCTACGACGGGGCGACCTGGGTCGGACTGATTCCGTTCCGCATGCGCGACACCGCTGTGGGCCCGCTTCCGCCGGTTCCGTATTTCGGCTCGTTCGTCGAGGTGAACGTGCGTCTCTACGGTGTCGACGCGCTCGGTCGCCGAGGCGTGGTGTTCAGATCTCTCGAGGCGGGGCGGTTGGCATCCGTGCTCGTCGCCAGGGTCGGGCTGTCTCTGCCCTACTTCTGGTCGGACGCCCGTACCACCAGCGGGGGAGGCGTGCTGTCGTACACCAGCAAGCGGCACGGCAACGGCTCACCGCAGACGAGCATCGCCATCAGGCCGACAGCTGAAGACGTGTCGAACGACGCCCTCACCCACTTTCTGACAGCGAGGTGGAGCCTGTTCGTCACGCGCGGCAGCCGCACGCGCTACATGCGCAACGAGCACGAGCCCTGGCCGGTGTTCCGGGCAGGGCTCGTGGATCTGCGTGACGAACTCGTCGCCTCCGCAGGACTTCCGGGCGTCGCGGATAGCGTCCCGGATTCCGTGCTGTACTCCTCGGGTGTGAGAACGTCGTTCTCACTGCCCGAGCGCAGGCACTAG
- a CDS encoding ammonium transporter: MDQGNTAFLLIAAALVLLMTPGLAFFYGGLVKAKSVISMMMLSFGAMGLIGVLWVLYGYAITFSNAGVGDFVGIDGVIGIDLSQLGLQGAFNEATGGDITTAYPTLAFAAFQATFAIITVALISGAIADRAKFGAWMVFAGVWATVVYFPVASWVFNFTVTDGKVSDGGWIAYTIGANDFAGGTAVHINAGAAALALALVLGKRVNFAKGVHKPHNPPFVLLGAGLLWFGWFGFNAGSELAADGIAAVAFLNTIAAPAAGILGWLIVEKIKDGKPTSVGAASGAVAGLVAITPACNILTPFWAIVLGILVGAVCAVAIDLKFKFGFDDSLDVVGIHLVGGLIGTLYIGLLGNNVGLFFGFGGEQLGKQAIAAFAVLIYSFVLSYIIGLIIEKTMGFRVKNEDEIAGIDTVVHGEEGYILLEETR; encoded by the coding sequence ATGGATCAGGGCAACACCGCCTTCCTCCTGATTGCAGCGGCCCTCGTGCTCCTGATGACTCCGGGTCTTGCATTCTTCTACGGAGGACTCGTCAAGGCCAAGAGCGTCATCAGCATGATGATGCTGAGCTTCGGGGCGATGGGTCTCATCGGCGTCCTCTGGGTGCTGTACGGCTACGCGATCACGTTCTCGAATGCCGGTGTCGGCGACTTCGTCGGAATCGACGGGGTCATCGGGATCGACCTGAGCCAGCTCGGCCTGCAGGGTGCGTTCAATGAGGCGACCGGCGGCGATATCACCACCGCATACCCGACCCTCGCCTTCGCAGCCTTCCAGGCGACGTTCGCGATCATCACCGTCGCACTCATCTCCGGTGCTATCGCCGACAGGGCCAAGTTCGGCGCCTGGATGGTCTTCGCCGGTGTTTGGGCGACGGTCGTCTACTTCCCGGTTGCCAGCTGGGTCTTCAACTTCACGGTCACCGACGGCAAGGTTTCGGATGGCGGCTGGATCGCCTACACGATCGGTGCGAACGACTTCGCCGGCGGAACCGCGGTGCACATCAACGCCGGTGCGGCAGCCCTCGCCCTGGCGCTCGTGCTGGGCAAGCGGGTCAACTTCGCCAAGGGCGTGCACAAGCCTCACAACCCGCCCTTCGTTCTCCTCGGCGCCGGGCTGCTCTGGTTCGGCTGGTTCGGCTTCAACGCCGGTTCAGAGCTCGCGGCCGATGGCATTGCGGCGGTGGCCTTCCTCAACACGATCGCCGCCCCCGCCGCCGGTATCCTCGGCTGGCTGATCGTCGAGAAGATCAAGGACGGCAAGCCCACCTCCGTCGGTGCAGCCTCAGGAGCCGTGGCTGGCCTCGTGGCCATCACCCCGGCCTGTAACATCCTCACGCCGTTCTGGGCGATCGTGCTCGGCATCCTCGTCGGCGCGGTCTGCGCCGTGGCCATCGACCTGAAGTTCAAGTTCGGCTTCGACGACTCGCTCGACGTGGTGGGCATCCACCTCGTGGGCGGCCTTATCGGAACGCTCTACATCGGTCTGCTCGGCAACAACGTCGGCCTGTTCTTCGGCTTCGGCGGGGAGCAGCTCGGCAAGCAGGCGATCGCGGCCTTCGCGGTTCTCATCTACTCGTTCGTGCTGTCGTACATCATCGGCCTCATCATCGAGAAGACGATGGGCTTCCGCGTCAAGAACGAAGACGAGATCGCCGGCATCGACACCGTCGTGCACGGCGAAGAGGGCTACATTCTGCTGGAGGAGACCCGCTAG
- the zapE gene encoding cell division protein ZapE: MVPPLNTTLVRLVDRSPSLTGPEMAAVLVPPRQFDNATFDSYRPDADHPSQAEALDIVRGFSTSWSRPAARGGFFSRAKKVEPEKAGIYLDGGFGVGKTHLLAALWHAAPGPKYFGTFIEYTAIVGAMGYAAAVTLFTGAKLIAIDEFELDDPGDTMMMTRLLGELAASGTRLAATSNTPPNALGEGRFAAADFLREIQSLSDRFKTVRIDGLDYRRRDIEGHARSVESSDVEGAVEQYARAAGSGVISRDGFGALVGHLGTIHPSKFVKLIDGVDVIVLDDVVPLTNQTDALRFVAFVDRVYDAQIPIVATGTPLDEVFAGDMMLGGYRKKYLRSVSRLIASTQY, translated from the coding sequence ATGGTTCCGCCGCTCAACACCACCCTCGTTCGTCTGGTCGATCGATCGCCGTCTTTGACCGGGCCCGAGATGGCGGCCGTCCTCGTGCCGCCACGTCAGTTCGACAACGCCACGTTCGATTCGTACCGGCCGGATGCCGATCACCCGTCCCAGGCAGAGGCGCTCGACATCGTGCGCGGCTTCTCTACGTCGTGGTCACGGCCTGCAGCCCGTGGCGGCTTCTTCTCGAGGGCGAAGAAGGTAGAGCCGGAGAAGGCCGGCATCTATCTCGACGGCGGCTTCGGTGTCGGCAAGACTCACCTGCTCGCCGCGCTCTGGCACGCCGCTCCCGGCCCGAAGTACTTCGGCACCTTCATCGAGTACACCGCGATAGTCGGGGCCATGGGATATGCGGCAGCGGTCACCCTCTTCACCGGTGCGAAGCTGATCGCGATCGACGAGTTCGAGCTCGACGACCCGGGGGACACGATGATGATGACGCGCCTGCTCGGCGAGCTCGCGGCATCCGGCACCCGTCTGGCGGCGACAAGCAACACACCCCCGAACGCGCTCGGCGAGGGGCGGTTCGCAGCCGCCGACTTCCTCCGCGAGATCCAGTCGCTCTCGGACAGGTTCAAGACGGTGCGCATCGACGGCCTCGACTATCGCCGCCGCGACATCGAAGGGCACGCGCGATCCGTGGAATCGTCGGACGTGGAGGGTGCCGTCGAGCAATACGCTCGCGCGGCCGGTTCCGGTGTCATCTCCCGCGACGGTTTCGGCGCTCTCGTCGGCCATCTCGGCACGATCCACCCGTCGAAGTTCGTCAAGCTGATCGACGGCGTCGACGTGATCGTGCTCGACGACGTGGTGCCGTTGACGAACCAGACCGATGCGCTGCGCTTCGTCGCCTTCGTAGACCGCGTCTACGACGCTCAGATCCCGATCGTCGCCACGGGCACACCCCTCGACGAGGTCTTCGCAGGCGACATGATGCTGGGCGGCTATCGCAAGAAGTATCTGCGCTCCGTCTCACGGCTGATCGCCTCGACCCAGTACTGA
- a CDS encoding sulfurtransferase has translation MSVDVDPSDAFAAFAHPERLVSTEWLQSHLGVPGLVVVESDEDVLLYETGHLPGAVKIDWHTDLNDPVVRDYIDGEAFALLAGSRGIDRDSTVVIYGDKNNWWAAYALWVFTLFGHSDVRLLDGGRDKWIAEGRPVTTEEPAVSIASYPVVERRDDAIRAFKDDVLAHLGKPLVDVRSPEEYSGQRTTAPAYPDEGALRAGHIPGAQSVPWGRAAAEDGTFRPLDELNEIYRKGAGLTDGDEIIAYCRIGERSSHTWFVLTHLLGFDSVRNYDGSWTEWGSAVRVPIVTGTAPGEVAAR, from the coding sequence ATGAGCGTTGACGTCGACCCGTCGGACGCATTCGCCGCATTCGCGCATCCCGAACGCCTTGTCAGCACCGAGTGGCTGCAATCGCACCTGGGCGTGCCAGGCCTCGTTGTCGTGGAGTCCGACGAAGATGTGCTGCTCTACGAGACCGGCCACCTCCCGGGGGCCGTCAAGATCGACTGGCACACCGATCTCAACGATCCCGTGGTGAGGGACTACATCGACGGCGAGGCCTTCGCTTTGCTCGCCGGGTCTCGGGGCATCGACCGCGACAGCACTGTGGTGATTTACGGCGACAAGAACAACTGGTGGGCGGCCTATGCGCTGTGGGTCTTCACCCTTTTCGGTCACAGCGATGTGCGCCTTCTCGACGGGGGCAGGGACAAGTGGATCGCCGAGGGGCGGCCCGTCACGACAGAGGAGCCCGCGGTCTCGATCGCGTCGTACCCCGTCGTCGAGCGTCGAGACGACGCCATCCGGGCGTTCAAAGACGACGTGCTCGCCCACCTGGGCAAGCCACTCGTCGACGTCCGCTCCCCCGAGGAGTACTCGGGTCAGCGGACCACCGCACCGGCGTACCCCGACGAGGGAGCGCTGCGCGCCGGTCACATCCCGGGCGCGCAGAGCGTGCCGTGGGGACGCGCCGCGGCGGAGGACGGCACGTTCCGACCGCTCGACGAGCTCAACGAGATCTACCGCAAGGGAGCTGGTCTCACCGACGGCGACGAGATCATCGCCTACTGCCGCATCGGCGAGCGGTCGAGTCACACCTGGTTCGTGCTCACCCACCTACTCGGCTTCGATTCGGTGCGCAACTACGACGGATCGTGGACGGAGTGGGGCAGCGCCGTTCGCGTGCCCATCGTCACGGGCACCGCCCCCGGCGAAGTCGCCGCACGGTAG
- a CDS encoding SufE family protein: MPTPELPSALAEIRDDFLALEVKERLQLLLEFSQELPGLPERYAEHPDLFERVEECQSPVYIFVEIDDQASVHLFATAPEQAPTTRGFASILAQGIEGLTASEVLEVPDDYPSMLGLTVAVSPLRIRGMTAMLARIKRQVRASATVTTEPAVAEPDTAEPVTAPTATT, from the coding sequence ATGCCTACGCCTGAACTGCCATCGGCCCTTGCGGAGATCCGCGACGACTTTCTCGCGCTCGAGGTGAAGGAACGGCTTCAGCTTCTGCTCGAATTCTCTCAGGAGCTGCCGGGCCTGCCCGAGCGCTACGCGGAGCACCCCGACCTCTTCGAGAGGGTCGAGGAGTGCCAGTCGCCGGTGTACATCTTCGTGGAGATCGACGATCAGGCCAGCGTGCACCTCTTCGCGACCGCGCCGGAGCAGGCGCCGACCACTCGGGGCTTCGCGTCGATCCTCGCTCAGGGAATCGAGGGCCTCACGGCCAGCGAGGTCCTCGAGGTTCCCGACGACTATCCGAGCATGCTCGGACTCACGGTGGCGGTGTCTCCCCTGCGAATCCGGGGAATGACGGCCATGCTCGCGCGCATCAAGCGCCAGGTGCGCGCGAGCGCGACCGTGACGACCGAGCCAGCTGTGGCTGAGCCAGACACGGCCGAACCCGTCACAGCGCCGACAGCCACGACCTGA
- a CDS encoding S9 family peptidase, whose amino-acid sequence MTKNDTDPPVPAWVIATIALGSLAALTAAAGAVLTALVSRSVVVPPRQSTQDVDILGVDTAAGTVSLRATADTLLPGRYSLWFDRDGGHARVGEIVSVAEGVVTRALLSIDFGDIERARTGRISGWFFLHPREFGFGFRDVVIDTPLGGAPAWLIPAEDPESTRWVIQVHGRAVRRSETLRATRVFRESGYTSLLVSYRNDGDAPRSPDGRFRLGDTEWEDVERALAYAVEHGATSVVLMGWSMGGATVLQLATRSPLAGIVAGIVLDSPVIDWHETLRYRSAQMRIPTPVQEAALATLSHGWGGIATGLEASVDLDRLDFVARSGDLEKKTLLLHSDDDGYVSSVSSRALAEMRPDIVTFVPFSVARHTKLWNYDPERWTDSIRSWLSAL is encoded by the coding sequence GTGACCAAGAACGACACCGACCCACCCGTTCCGGCGTGGGTGATCGCAACGATCGCGCTGGGAAGCCTGGCAGCCCTCACGGCCGCCGCAGGTGCCGTACTCACCGCGCTCGTCTCCCGATCGGTGGTCGTTCCGCCTCGGCAGTCGACGCAAGACGTGGACATCCTCGGCGTCGACACCGCGGCCGGCACGGTGTCGCTCCGAGCGACCGCCGACACGCTTCTTCCCGGCCGCTACAGTCTCTGGTTCGACCGTGACGGCGGACATGCCCGCGTGGGCGAAATCGTCTCCGTCGCAGAGGGTGTCGTCACCAGGGCGCTTCTCTCGATCGACTTCGGGGACATCGAGAGGGCTCGAACGGGCCGAATCAGCGGATGGTTCTTTCTGCACCCTCGCGAGTTCGGCTTCGGGTTCCGCGACGTGGTCATAGACACACCCCTTGGCGGAGCCCCGGCCTGGCTGATCCCGGCGGAAGATCCGGAATCGACGCGTTGGGTCATCCAGGTGCACGGCAGGGCGGTGCGCCGCAGCGAGACGCTCAGGGCTACCCGGGTCTTCAGGGAGAGCGGCTACACGTCTCTTCTCGTGTCATATCGCAACGACGGCGATGCGCCCCGCAGCCCGGACGGCCGATTCCGCCTGGGTGACACGGAGTGGGAGGACGTCGAGCGCGCCCTGGCGTATGCGGTCGAGCATGGCGCCACCTCCGTCGTTTTGATGGGCTGGTCCATGGGCGGCGCGACCGTGCTGCAATTGGCCACGCGATCGCCACTCGCCGGCATCGTCGCCGGCATCGTGCTCGATTCCCCCGTGATCGACTGGCACGAGACCTTGCGCTATCGCAGTGCGCAGATGCGCATCCCGACACCCGTTCAGGAGGCCGCACTCGCCACGCTGTCGCACGGCTGGGGCGGCATTGCGACGGGGCTCGAGGCATCCGTCGATCTCGACCGGCTCGACTTCGTGGCCCGCAGCGGCGATCTCGAGAAGAAGACGCTGCTGCTGCACAGCGACGACGACGGCTACGTCTCGAGCGTCTCCAGCCGAGCGCTGGCCGAGATGCGACCCGACATCGTGACCTTCGTGCCCTTCTCGGTCGCCAGGCACACGAAGCTCTGGAACTACGACCCCGAGCGCTGGACCGACTCGATCAGGTCGTGGCTGTCGGCGCTGTGA
- a CDS encoding DUF3000 domain-containing protein: protein MSDSSHASELPAAFAAAVRAVHAAVTRPELVMSEIASPGNLAPYSLALAADVNPERHGADSELGTGRFILLYDADEPEAWGGAFRVVCFAQAPLETDIGLDPFLADVTWSWLVDALDTRGARYSAASGTATKIISSGFGELSSQGDGAQIELRASWTPDDSDVTAHVEGWGELLCMLAGLPPAVDGVTQLNARRFGRD, encoded by the coding sequence GTGTCAGACTCTTCCCACGCTTCCGAGCTCCCAGCCGCCTTTGCGGCAGCCGTTCGGGCCGTCCATGCGGCGGTGACCCGACCGGAGCTCGTGATGAGCGAGATCGCCTCCCCCGGTAATCTCGCCCCCTACTCGCTGGCTCTGGCCGCGGATGTGAATCCAGAGAGACACGGTGCAGACTCCGAGCTCGGAACGGGCCGGTTCATCCTGCTCTACGACGCCGACGAGCCGGAGGCATGGGGCGGAGCCTTCCGAGTCGTGTGCTTTGCGCAGGCTCCCCTCGAAACCGATATCGGGCTCGACCCGTTTTTGGCCGACGTGACGTGGTCCTGGCTCGTCGACGCCCTCGACACGCGGGGTGCGCGGTACTCCGCGGCATCCGGTACCGCGACGAAGATCATCTCCAGCGGATTCGGCGAGCTGAGCTCGCAGGGTGACGGTGCCCAGATCGAGCTGCGTGCGTCGTGGACTCCCGACGATTCCGACGTGACCGCTCATGTGGAAGGCTGGGGAGAGTTGCTCTGCATGCTCGCCGGTCTCCCTCCGGCCGTCGATGGAGTCACCCAATTGAATGCGAGGCGCTTCGGGCGTGACTGA
- a CDS encoding HRDC domain-containing protein: MTDDSLTTPTSDDSTPRSHSREVIDTREAYLEAVEKITAGYGPIAVDAERASGFKFSQRAYLIQLYRRGSGSFLFDPPAIGSFSELNDAIASQEWILHAASQDLACLREVGLDPKVIFDTELAARLLGIPRVGLGSVVEEFLGIHLKKEHSAADWSRRPLPESWLEYAALDVELLPDLRDKLAELLIENSKAVIAAQEFEATRAKEPKPAAAEPWRRLTGVHSLRNPRNVAVARELWYARDALAREQDVSPGRLVPDASLVAAARVLPESKRDLVNMREFSGRASRTEIDRWWAALEAGRAVTELPVNRRSEDTLPPPRSWADRNPEADARLKAARAALAELSEFVNIPVENLLTPEILRRVSWTPPTESTAGVVGSTLAGLGARPWQVELTAQPIAQAFVDAHQSLENDSDASS, encoded by the coding sequence GTGACTGATGATTCCCTGACCACCCCGACGTCCGACGATTCGACTCCGCGGTCGCACTCACGAGAGGTGATCGACACGCGGGAGGCCTACCTCGAGGCCGTCGAGAAGATCACCGCCGGGTATGGGCCCATAGCCGTGGATGCCGAGCGGGCCTCGGGCTTCAAGTTCTCGCAGCGGGCCTACCTCATCCAGCTCTACCGCCGAGGTTCCGGCAGCTTTCTCTTCGACCCGCCGGCGATCGGATCGTTCTCGGAGTTGAACGACGCGATCGCATCGCAGGAGTGGATCCTGCATGCGGCCAGCCAGGATCTCGCCTGCCTCCGCGAAGTCGGACTCGACCCGAAGGTGATCTTCGACACCGAGCTCGCTGCACGGCTACTCGGAATCCCCCGGGTGGGCCTCGGCAGCGTCGTCGAGGAGTTCCTCGGCATCCACCTCAAGAAGGAGCACTCGGCGGCCGACTGGTCTAGGCGACCGCTTCCCGAGTCCTGGCTGGAGTACGCCGCCCTCGACGTCGAGCTGCTGCCCGACCTGAGAGACAAGCTGGCCGAGCTGCTCATCGAGAATTCGAAGGCCGTGATTGCCGCGCAGGAGTTCGAGGCGACCAGGGCGAAGGAGCCGAAGCCTGCGGCCGCCGAGCCGTGGCGTCGCTTGACGGGCGTGCACTCTCTTCGAAACCCCCGAAACGTCGCTGTGGCGCGTGAGCTCTGGTACGCGAGGGATGCCCTGGCGCGTGAGCAGGACGTCTCCCCCGGCCGCCTCGTGCCGGATGCCAGCCTCGTCGCAGCCGCCCGGGTTCTGCCGGAAAGCAAACGAGACCTCGTGAACATGCGCGAGTTCTCTGGTCGCGCCTCGCGCACCGAGATCGACCGATGGTGGGCCGCCCTCGAGGCGGGCAGGGCGGTGACTGAACTGCCGGTGAACCGTCGCAGCGAAGACACTCTTCCGCCACCTCGCAGCTGGGCCGATCGCAACCCCGAGGCCGACGCCCGCTTGAAGGCGGCACGGGCCGCTCTTGCAGAACTGTCGGAGTTCGTGAATATTCCGGTGGAGAATCTGCTCACCCCCGAGATTCTGCGGCGGGTGTCGTGGACTCCTCCCACCGAGTCGACGGCAGGCGTGGTCGGCTCGACGCTCGCCGGGCTCGGCGCTCGACCCTGGCAGGTTGAACTAACTGCACAGCCGATCGCCCAAGCCTTTGTGGATGCCCACCAAAGCCTCGAGAACGACTCCGACGCCTCGTCGTAG
- a CDS encoding thiolase family protein, which produces MAEIAEVVFVDGVRTPFGRAGEKGMYWQTRADDLVVKAIIGLLERNPQVPKERIDEVAIAATTQQGDQGLTLGRTAALLAGLPKSVPGFAIDRMCAGAMTSVTALGSGIGFGAYDLAIAGGVEHMGRHPMGFNADPNPRFMAEKLVSEEALNMGSTAERIHDRFPQLTKQRSDRYALRSQQKVAAAYEAGKIQPDLIPVATRNATGWGLATRDEAPRPETTMEGLAGLRTPFRPHGRVTAGNSSGLNDGATACLLASGATAKELGLSTKMTMVSFAFAGVEPEIMGIGPVPSTEKALRKAGLAITDVGLFELNEAFAVQVLSFLDHFGIDDDDPRVNEYGGAIAIGHPLASSGVRLMNQLARQFEEHPEVRYGLTAMCVGLGQGGTVIWENPHYNKKAKAAKR; this is translated from the coding sequence GTGGCCGAAATAGCTGAAGTCGTATTCGTGGACGGCGTGCGTACGCCCTTCGGGCGTGCGGGCGAAAAGGGCATGTACTGGCAGACGAGGGCCGACGATCTCGTCGTGAAGGCCATCATCGGACTGCTCGAGCGCAATCCGCAGGTTCCGAAGGAACGCATAGACGAGGTGGCCATCGCCGCCACTACCCAGCAGGGAGACCAGGGGCTCACGCTCGGACGAACGGCCGCACTTCTGGCCGGTCTGCCGAAATCGGTTCCCGGGTTCGCGATCGACCGCATGTGTGCGGGCGCGATGACGAGTGTCACTGCGCTCGGCAGCGGCATCGGATTCGGCGCCTACGATCTGGCCATCGCGGGCGGCGTCGAGCACATGGGGCGCCACCCCATGGGATTCAACGCGGATCCGAACCCCCGATTCATGGCTGAGAAGCTCGTGTCGGAAGAGGCCCTGAACATGGGATCGACCGCTGAGCGCATCCATGACCGCTTCCCGCAGCTCACGAAACAGCGCAGCGACCGCTACGCCCTTCGTAGCCAGCAGAAGGTGGCAGCGGCCTACGAGGCCGGCAAGATCCAGCCCGATCTCATCCCGGTGGCCACCCGCAACGCCACCGGATGGGGCCTCGCCACGCGCGATGAGGCCCCTCGCCCTGAGACGACCATGGAGGGCCTGGCCGGTCTCCGCACCCCGTTCCGACCGCACGGTCGTGTGACGGCGGGAAACTCGTCGGGTCTGAACGACGGCGCGACCGCGTGCCTGCTGGCGAGCGGCGCGACAGCCAAGGAGCTTGGTCTCTCGACCAAGATGACGATGGTCAGTTTCGCCTTCGCCGGCGTCGAACCGGAGATCATGGGAATCGGGCCGGTTCCCTCCACCGAGAAGGCGCTCCGCAAGGCGGGCCTCGCTATCACCGACGTCGGTCTCTTCGAACTCAACGAGGCGTTCGCCGTGCAGGTGCTCTCCTTCCTCGACCACTTCGGCATCGATGATGACGATCCGAGGGTCAACGAGTACGGCGGCGCGATCGCCATCGGCCACCCGCTCGCGTCCTCCGGCGTTCGCCTCATGAACCAGCTCGCGCGGCAGTTCGAGGAGCACCCGGAGGTGCGTTATGGCCTCACGGCCATGTGCGTCGGACTCGGCCAGGGCGGCACCGTGATCTGGGAGAACCCCCACTACAACAAGAAGGCGAAGGCGGCGAAGCGATGA